CATATCCTTTCAGATCTTAGGGAAAAGCTAATGTCTTTTGGCCTCACAAACTGTTGCCATTCAACAACTAGCAGTTTTCTTTAGATATTTCGTGTATTATAGAAATCTCTTGCGCACAGAGAGAACATATAGCCAACTAATTGGGCAATTGCTTGTATATATGAACCAGCTAATTAATAAAATTCCGAGAGACTCCTCTGTCCTGAATGTGTCGTCGAGAAAACAACAGGAAGTTCATCTCTCCGTATGTACGGACAAGAGCTATGCCTTTTGTTTGCACCCATGAGACATGAGATGATTCCGTACATGGGACACTCCACATGATTCTATTTGTCCTTAGTAAAAGAACTGTTTCATCATGAGCTGTATGCATCCAGAAAAACAACGGTACTAGCGGCCGAAAAGGCAAGACCAGGATCAATTCTTCAGAGCTGCGATAAATCGGTTATTCAGATTAATATTATTTCCCTTTCCAGAGAAGAGTTCGTAAGGAAGATAATTGGCCCATATGGAGTGGCAACTATATGTGTAATGTCAACGGAATATGAaatcaaataaataaataaaagaggAAAAGTATACTTGTGCTATTTGCATTGACAAATGATCTGCAAAATTGCATCTAAATAAGATCCATGCGGGGAGTATGAATCTTGAAAAAACTATGGGAGAAGAGCAAGAGGGGCCAAAGTGTTCTGCCCTGCGAGTGCCACCCGTCAATTTATATGTACAGGCATAGACATGCCAATCCCAGCCTTGACATCCCTTGTTGTTTCCAAACTTGAAGAAACAGAGGCATCAAAAACTGTCTCTGTGCCAAGGAAGAAACGGGCATGGAGGACGAGCAGAGCGCCAGAGCTACGGCTACTACGTCTGGTCTAGGCAAACACGATAATGGTGTCCACGACAACCCGGAGGATCTAGGGAGCACCAGCAATGGCATCAGCTCCCTGGAGCAACCCCTGCTGAGGAGAAACACTACCCTGACAGCGAACCACCTCGCCATCGTCGGTGCCAAGGTGTCGCACATTGAGAGCCTCGACTACGAGTGAGTGAGCGAGCATTCCATTTCTTTGTTGCAGCCAAGTTTCATTCATTGTGGATTGCCATTGCGGCAGGATCATCGAGAACGATCTGTTCAAgcacgactggaggagccggtccAACGTGGAGGTGCTGCAGTACATCTTCCTCAAGTGGGCCTTGGCGTTCCTCGTCGGCCTCCTCACCGGCGTCATCGCCTCGCTCATCAACCTCGCCATCGAGAACATCTCCGGCATCaagatgatccacatggtgcagCTCGTCCGAGATAAAAGATACTGGACCGGCTTCTTCTACTTCTCCGGCTTCAACTTGGCACTCACCTTCGTGGCTGCCGTGCTTTGTGTGGTCTTTGCGCCCACCGCCGCTGGCCCGGGCATCCCCGAGATCAAGGCCTACCTCAACGGCGTCGACACGCCCAACATGTTTGGTGCGCCACAGCTTATTGTCAAGGTCCGTCCACCTCTCGAAATGCAACTGGATCGTAGCTGCTCAAGTGAATGAAAATGAACAACTGAACTAATAGGTTGCTCCATGCTCAGATCATCGGCAGCATTTGTGCGGTCTCGTCGGGGCTCGATCTCGGCAAGGAAGGCCCGCTTGTGCACATCGGCGCGTGCCTCGCCAACCTGCTCAGCAAGGGCGGCGCCGGCCGGTTCCGCCTCCGCTGGAAGTGGCTGCGTTACTTCAACAACGACCGTGACAGGCGCGACCTCATCACCTGCGGCGCCTCGTCTGGGGTGTGCGCGGCGTTCCGCTCCCCGGTCGGCGGCATCCTGTTCGCGCTGGAAGAGGTGGCCACCTGGTGGCGGAGCACACTGCTGTGGCGCACTTTCTTCAGCACGGCCACCGTGGTGGTGGTTTTGCGGGGCTTCATCGAGGTATGCCGCAACGGACGGTGCGCGCTGTTTGGCGAGGGCGGGCTCATCATCTTCGACGTCGGCGACGTCACCGTCAACTACCACCTCAACGACCTCATCATCGTCACTCTCGTCGGCGTCATCGGCGGACTCCTCGGCGCCCTCTACAACTACCTTCTCCACAAGGTGCTCCGCCTCTACAACCTCATCAACGGGAAGGGCCGGATGGCGAAGCTAGCACTGGCTCTAACCGTGTGCGTGTTCACGTCGGCTGGGCTGTACGTGCTCCCCTTCGCCGTGCCGTGCACCCCGTGCGACCCGGCGTTGGGCATCGCGTGCCCGACCAACGGGATGAGCGGCAACTTCAAGCAGTTCAACTGCCCTGCCGGCCACTACAACGACCTGGCCAGCCTCCTGCACGCCACCAACATGGACGCGACGCGCAACATCTTCTCCACCGGCACATCCGGCGAGTTCCGCCTCGACTCGCTCCTCATCTTCTTCGCCATCTACTGTGTGCTGGGGCTCTTCACCTTTGGCATTGCCGTTCCGTCGGGGCTCTTCCTCCCCATCATCCTCATGGGCTCTGCCTACGGCCGCATCGTCGCGCTTGTGCTACAGGACGTCGCCCGTATCGACCACGGCCTTTACGCCGTGCTCGGCGCCGCGGCGCTCATGTCGGGCTCCATGAGGATGACCGTCTCCCTCTGCGTCATCTTCCTCGAGCTCACCAACAACCTGCTCCTGCTCCCGATGACCATGTTCGTGCTGCTCATCGCCAAGACCGTCGGCGACGCTTTCAACCCTAGCATCTATGAGATCATTCTGGATCTCAAGGGACTGCCCTTCCTGGTAGGGGTGGGCATAAAAAACCGAGCACCGAACACCGAACCGAACTAACCGGGACCGAAACCGAATACACCGAAACCGAATTAACCGAAAACAATTTCGGTGCTTAAATATGAAAAACCGAATTTATATTAACAAATTCGGTTCTAACCATCTGTTAACCGAAATAACCTAAAAAACCGATATACCGTTAACACATAGCATAATCGTCTCATACACAATCGTTTGAAATAATTTCTTTGCCCAACAACCGAACTCCAAGCAGGCCAAAGTCCCAAACTCCACGATACCTAAAAAAAAGTAAAGGCAGCCCCATGAACGTATTATATATATACAAGTTCCCCACAATAAAATAGTACGTGTATATAAGCATATGTCCAGTTTCATTTTGCTTCATCTAGGTATGTACGAGTAGTTTGCTACTACATGGTCGTATGGTTCCTCGAGTTAGGAGGAGCACTGATAGTATATATATGTACTTAATAGTCCTGGTCGTACGTGGACCTAGCTTATAGTCACGGCAACTGCTAAGCTAATGCGTGCCATCATGCCATCATACGTACTTGACTTATTATTTTTTGTCAAAATTAGGTTAAATCGGTAAAAAACCGAACACCGAACCGAATTTTCAGATAACCGAATTAGAAATTAATTAGAAAACCGATATAATTTCGGTTCTCATTTCTTATTACCCGAATTATCAAAAAAACCGAAAAACCGAACCGAattttcggttaaaaccgaacgCCCAGGCCTACTTCCTGGAGCCCAATCCGGAACCATGGATGAAGGACATCACCGTCGGTGAGATCGCGGCCGCCAAGCCACGCGCTATCAGCCTCCAGGTCGTCGAGAGGGTGTCCACCATCGTCCATGTGCTTCGGAACACCGGCCACAATGGGTTCCCGGTGGTCGATCGGCCGAGACCCGGCTTGTCGGAGTTGCACGGGCTCGTGCTCCGATCGCATCTCGTCGCCGTTCTAAACAAGCGGTGGTTTCTCACGGAGAAGAGGAAGACAGAGGAGTGGGAGGCCAGGGAGCGGTTCTCGGCGGTGGAGCTCGCTGACAAGAGCTGTAAGATCGACGATGCCAAGCTCACGCAGGAGGAGATGGACATGTACGTTGACCTCCATCCATTCACCAACACCACGCCCTACACTGTCGTGGAGACCATGTCGGTGGCCAAGGCCGTCGTGCTCTTCCGAAGCGTCGCGCTCCGCCACATGCTCATCGTGCCCAAGTACCAAGGCCCTGAGGTGAGCTCAGTTAATCTCAGCGAAGTAAAATGTTTTCATTCCATCCAAATGTACATGCAAAATTTGATTGACACATGAGTTTTTTTCCCGCTTCAGATAACTCCAATTGTGGGGATCTTGACAAGGCAGGACCTGAGGGCGCACAACATCCTGGATGCATTTCCGAACCTGGCAAACAAAAAGATGGCACAATAAGACCGATGCTAGCACCATTTTTGTCAATAACATGACTCATTTCTTACTTCTACCTTTTTGTGTGTATAAGTAGATTCATGTTTGTTTGCTTGccttctccaacaactgataattGCAGCCAATAAATGTGAAATCACACTCTACACACCAACACCAATGCTGAATACAGAGATTTCTTTTTCTCGTCAGTTGTTTCTACTTACCTCAGGTTTTTCGTTCGTTTTCCTCCTTTTTTTTCTGCTTTTTTCTAGTACTAGTAGTTATGAGCTTTTAATTTCACGCACAAACACAAGATCGGATGTAAGACGACAAACTTTGACTCGGTTAAAGATCGGTGCTGCTCTATCGTGGGAGTCGATGGAAGGCGGCACTGAGGGACTATCTTCATTACTCTTGCTATCTTCTTGGGAAATATGGAACGAGTGCAATGCTAGAGTTTTTAGAAATATGTGCACCATTTTTGTTTTGGTTTCACTCTAACTTTTACCTTTTTCAaagtaaaattattactactaccATAGAGCCTATGTGTTGCTACGGTGCCGCATTAAATGAAATGGACAACATTTCATATTTTTGAATCCACACTTGGTACATCACCGAATACAAATGACAGAGAGTCGTTGATTGAACTGTCTTTTGTACCATCCAATAGTACATATCACATAACCTTGGGGATTTCTGATGGGATAGAAATTCTAGTACTTGAACTGGAAATCTTGAATCTCACCTGCTCCCTCCGGTGGTCGAAAGACATGATGTTCTCCTTGGACCCCCTCCGTGACCCATTAGATGTCCCTGTTGACGGTGAGAAGGCCGGCATCAAGTCTGCACTTTaaagtccaactccaaaacttaccATAATGGGAAACCTAGGTCAAGTGGGATTGCTCACTTTCCTTGATacatggccggccaaggtggtggagtccatccCTCTTGGtggccggctagggttggtggagtccatccgagactccaccttccatagtgatttattccggatgtttctagaaccttctagcaccttccataaatgcactggatcattcccaaacttggaatatgactttttatatatgaatcttattcttcgaaccattccggaactcctcgtgatgtcctggatcccattcgagactccgaacaatattcaaACTCCATATCATATTCGTATCTAATTAACAAAATCAAAACCTTAAgtatgtcaccctacggttcgtgaactatgtggacatgattgagacacttctccgatcaataactaatagcgggacctggagatccataataactcccacatattcaacgataacttcgtgattgaaagaaccattcacataaaataacgattctctttgtcgcgcgatactttacttatccgaggttttgatcgtcggtatctctatacctagttcaacctcgtctccgataagtactctttactcgtaacgtgatatgacatcccttgtgacctagtcacatgcttgcaagctaattggatggcattccaccgagaggcccatagtatatctatctgtcatttggacgaacaaatcccactattgatccatgtgTTTCAACCTATACTTTCTGAATACGTAATACCACttttataactacccatttacgaAATAGTGATTGATGTCATCAAAGTtttcatccggtgtaggtgattaacatgatctcatggtcgaaggaataGGTTACTATGCAACTAAAAGCTTGTAGCAAaacgaactaaatgacttgatcatatgctatgcttactatgggagtatgtccatcacatcattctcttaatgatatgatcttgttattaataacatccgatgttcatgatcatgaaactatgatcatctattaatcaacaagctggtttaacaagaggcttactagggactcttttgagtttacaaaacacacaagtagtaTTGTTTTCGGTTAATactattatagcatgggatgtaaacatttatcataaacacaaagatataaataataactattttattattgcctcttgggcatatgtcCAACAACTTTGTCATTGATGAGAATACCAACATTATCTATAGTCTCTTTTTGACCTCCAAACCTCACCAGCTTGAGAACACCATAGCCTGATATGGCAGCTGTCGCAAGGACCGACGAAACGATAAAGGCGGCATTGCCCATTTGCCAAGTTACCTCAGTTTTGTTGGCCTTCGTACTTGCCGACAAAGTCAGGACCAACTTCTTGACGACAAGAATGGTCCCTTGAAGTTTCTTGTGCCTCTTCAGACCATATGTGTAAATTCTATCCAGCTCACACAGAACCTCGGGTGGAATTCTCTTAGAACTGTCATGGGTGCATCGCCGCTGAATATTGAACTGGT
This region of Lolium perenne isolate Kyuss_39 chromosome 2, Kyuss_2.0, whole genome shotgun sequence genomic DNA includes:
- the LOC127330948 gene encoding chloride channel protein CLC-b — its product is MEDEQSARATATTSGLGKHDNGVHDNPEDLGSTSNGISSLEQPLLRRNTTLTANHLAIVGAKVSHIESLDYEIIENDLFKHDWRSRSNVEVLQYIFLKWALAFLVGLLTGVIASLINLAIENISGIKMIHMVQLVRDKRYWTGFFYFSGFNLALTFVAAVLCVVFAPTAAGPGIPEIKAYLNGVDTPNMFGAPQLIVKIIGSICAVSSGLDLGKEGPLVHIGACLANLLSKGGAGRFRLRWKWLRYFNNDRDRRDLITCGASSGVCAAFRSPVGGILFALEEVATWWRSTLLWRTFFSTATVVVVLRGFIEVCRNGRCALFGEGGLIIFDVGDVTVNYHLNDLIIVTLVGVIGGLLGALYNYLLHKVLRLYNLINGKGRMAKLALALTVCVFTSAGLYVLPFAVPCTPCDPALGIACPTNGMSGNFKQFNCPAGHYNDLASLLHATNMDATRNIFSTGTSGEFRLDSLLIFFAIYCVLGLFTFGIAVPSGLFLPIILMGSAYGRIVALVLQDVARIDHGLYAVLGAAALMSGSMRMTVSLCVIFLELTNNLLLLPMTMFVLLIAKTVGDAFNPSIYEIILDLKGLPFLAYFLEPNPEPWMKDITVGEIAAAKPRAISLQVVERVSTIVHVLRNTGHNGFPVVDRPRPGLSELHGLVLRSHLVAVLNKRWFLTEKRKTEEWEARERFSAVELADKSCKIDDAKLTQEEMDMYVDLHPFTNTTPYTVVETMSVAKAVVLFRSVALRHMLIVPKYQGPEITPIVGILTRQDLRAHNILDAFPNLANKKMAQ